A region of Dermabacter vaginalis DNA encodes the following proteins:
- a CDS encoding WXG100 family type VII secretion target produces the protein MGNFLGMDTAQVRGAAHALDELAGRLNTEAGHVKEEAGAVPWEGADAEAFRARMAGVFAPQVHAVISQLFSLAHTLESNALEQDLASSQGGAQVGGAGASPLALAGAAQAHMLGLGILAAQGARARDLLGLTSRRVRGIGTENTHTFNPTVGLTALAAMKYLSSTGKTWFLNPHFEVTPTTRPSTLVGISAYRDSHPPRELADLLEFTEEARHARGAGENRENYRVQHFRTAAGEETYVLYMPPTQIAMEKEKAWDGTAGNSRDWASNIGIMTGMEVTTMKNARAALEAAGVPKGANLMLVGHSQGGLAAASLASRSDFNGQGGYNVTNVVTYGSPVDAFTPAQSNTKVFAIAHKQGLRTYAENILGGPSRSGISFTVDPVPLLDLGGLGRPHSPQVTNIDLTPATDHDAGLNTGVSFFQPGQAPVDVKLPGYDLGAAHDSLRRLPDGSIDPHYGYYPTLLAQQELNPDLLEVKGDIDGLYMGEGVTLIDDTNVQFVRAPDNTSADGATHDDGGTDRSTPPSPEEFLDRWR, from the coding sequence GTGGGGAATTTTTTGGGAATGGACACCGCGCAGGTGCGCGGAGCAGCTCACGCGCTCGATGAACTCGCGGGGCGCCTGAACACCGAGGCAGGCCACGTGAAAGAGGAAGCGGGCGCGGTCCCGTGGGAAGGCGCCGATGCGGAAGCCTTTCGCGCGCGCATGGCAGGCGTCTTTGCTCCACAGGTCCACGCGGTGATCTCCCAGCTCTTTTCCCTCGCCCACACACTTGAGAGCAACGCCCTCGAGCAAGATTTGGCGTCCAGCCAGGGCGGTGCCCAGGTCGGCGGCGCCGGAGCATCTCCCCTGGCCCTTGCGGGAGCTGCGCAGGCACACATGCTCGGTCTTGGCATTCTTGCCGCCCAGGGCGCTCGCGCGCGCGATCTTCTCGGCCTCACGTCGCGTCGCGTACGAGGAATCGGCACAGAGAACACCCACACGTTCAACCCCACCGTTGGCCTGACTGCACTTGCCGCTATGAAGTATTTGAGCAGCACAGGGAAAACCTGGTTCCTCAACCCTCACTTCGAGGTGACCCCCACGACCCGGCCGAGCACGCTCGTGGGCATCTCCGCCTACCGAGATTCGCACCCACCGCGCGAGCTCGCGGACCTCCTCGAATTCACCGAGGAGGCACGCCACGCACGCGGCGCGGGTGAAAATCGCGAGAACTACCGCGTGCAGCACTTTCGCACCGCCGCGGGAGAAGAAACCTATGTCCTGTACATGCCTCCCACCCAAATCGCCATGGAGAAAGAAAAGGCGTGGGATGGAACCGCGGGCAACTCGCGCGATTGGGCCTCCAACATCGGGATTATGACGGGAATGGAGGTGACGACAATGAAGAACGCGCGCGCCGCGCTCGAAGCCGCGGGCGTTCCCAAGGGCGCGAACCTCATGCTCGTCGGCCACTCGCAGGGAGGTCTCGCGGCGGCATCGCTCGCGTCGCGATCCGACTTTAACGGCCAAGGCGGCTACAACGTCACGAACGTCGTCACGTACGGCTCCCCGGTCGACGCCTTCACGCCCGCACAATCGAACACCAAGGTCTTCGCGATAGCGCACAAGCAGGGACTGCGAACCTACGCGGAAAACATTCTTGGTGGCCCCTCGCGCTCTGGCATCTCCTTTACGGTCGACCCGGTTCCGCTCCTCGATCTCGGTGGACTAGGCCGCCCACATTCACCGCAGGTCACCAACATTGACCTCACCCCCGCGACGGACCACGACGCGGGTCTCAACACCGGAGTCTCCTTTTTCCAACCGGGGCAAGCACCGGTGGACGTGAAGTTGCCGGGCTACGATCTGGGCGCCGCTCACGACTCACTTCGGCGCCTCCCCGACGGCTCGATCGACCCGCACTACGGCTATTACCCAACGCTCCTCGCGCAGCAGGAACTCAATCCCGACCTGCTCGAAGTCAAGGGGGACATCGACGGTCTCTACATGGGCGAAGGTGTCACCCTGATTGACGACACGAACGTGCAGTTCGTGCGCGCCCCCGACAACACCAGCGCAGATGGCGCCACGCACGATGACGGGGGCACCGATCGCTCGACGCCCCCGTCACCGGAGGAGTTTCTCGACAGGTGGCGTTAA